One stretch of Trichomycterus rosablanca isolate fTriRos1 chromosome 3, fTriRos1.hap1, whole genome shotgun sequence DNA includes these proteins:
- the rps27.2 gene encoding 40S ribosomal protein S27.2, producing the protein MPLAKDLLHPTSEEERRRHKKKRLVQSPNSYFMDVKCPGCYKITTVFSHAQTVVLCVGCSTVLCQPTGGKARLTEGCSFRRKQH; encoded by the exons ATGCCT CTGGCGAAAGACTTGCTGCATCCAACTTCAGAGGAGGAGAGGAGGAGACACAAGAAGAAACGACTCGTCCAGAGTCCAAACTCCTACTTCATGGATGTCAAATGTCCAG GTTGCTATAAGATCACCACAGTGTTTAGTCACGCCCAGACGGTGGTGTTGTGTGTAGGATGTTCAACAGTGTTGTGCCAGCCCACTGGAGGAAAAGCACGTCTCACAGAAG GATGCTCATTCAGAAGAAAGCAGCACTAG